One segment of Panicum virgatum strain AP13 chromosome 3K, P.virgatum_v5, whole genome shotgun sequence DNA contains the following:
- the LOC120697982 gene encoding SWR1-complex protein 4-like isoform X1 has product MDAKDILGLPKTPFSSSQEKKSRPPKEPQRKPDGVSREVYALTGGVGMAPLMPTIEASHLKRRPAAEKEKVAWQWLPFTSSARTDNLQLYHWVRVVNGVPPTGDYQFAKYNKKVDILKYTDEEYEKYLIDPAWSREETDQLFELCERFDLRFIVIADRFPTSRSVEDLKSRYYSVSRTLLIHRARSFDDVSGNPLVKDSYDAAHDTERKRALSALLSQTKQQERKDAETLAEAKRIMESRAASKTVDEAGMPSSSYNAMVPVDGVSPLSSTHPPLTHPNTAANSSIPNSLRALRVYLRTHALDQMVQAASASAGLRVIKRVDQTLQDLGVNLKPKVPTKAVCVEHLELQYEILTLLNLQKQLQNKEAEVLANRESSFTEAPSTPKRSNRDIDRPFVPDTVGFTGERAGKRDHKRKNTGRFIDPPPSPPQSKRPRKLKGSD; this is encoded by the exons ATGGACGCGAAGGACATTCTCGGGCTCCCGAAGACCCCCTTCTCGTCCTCTCAGGAGAAGAAGTCGCGGCCGCCCAAGGAGCCGCAGCGCAAGCCCGATGGCGTCTCGCGCGAG GTCTATGCGCTCACAGGAGGGGTGGGAATGGCCCCGCTCATGCCGACTATCGAGGCATCTCACCTGAAGCGGCGGCCTGCTGcggagaaggagaag GTAGCATGGCAGTGGTTACCTTTCACATCCTCTGCGCGAACTGACAACCTTCAACTCTATCACTGG GTTAGAGTTGTTAATGGTGTTCCACCAACTGGTGACTATCAGTTTGCAAAATATAATAAG AAAGTGGATATTCTTAAATACACGGATGAGGAGTACGAGAAGTATTTAATTGATCCT GCTTGGAGTAGGGAGGAAACAGACCAGCTATTTGAATTATGTGAACGGTTTGACCTTCGTTTCATAGTAATAGCAGATAGGTTTCCAACTTCTCGCAGTGTGGAAGATCTGAAGAGCCGCTACTATTCTG TTTCTCGGACTCTACTAATTCATAGGGCCCGGTCATTTGATGATGTTTCTGGGAACCCCCTTGTGAAG GATAGCTATGATGCTGCTCATGACACTGAGAGGAAGCGTGCACTATCAGCACTTCTCTCCCAAACTAAACAGCAAGAACGAAAGGATGCTGAG ACTTTGGCAGAAGCAAAACGCATTATGGAATCCCGTGCTGCTAGCAAA ACTGTGGATGAAGCTGGCATGCCTTCGAGCTCTTATAATGCAATGGTTCCTGTTGATGGTGTATCTCCCTTGAGTAGCACTCATCCACCGCTAACACATCCAAATACAGCAGCGAACAGCTCCATACCTAATTCACTACGAGCG CTTCGAGTGTATTTGAGAACCCATGCGCTTGATCAAATGGTCCAAGCAGCAAGTGCTTCAGCTGGCCTTAGAGTTATCAAAAGGGTTGATCAAACACTACAAGATCTAGGG GTGAATTTGAAGCCTAAGGTTCCAACGAAAGCAGTTTGTGTAGAACATCTTGAATTGCAGTACGAGATACTCACATTGCTTAACTTACAGAAGCAG CTGCAAAATAAAGAGGCAGAAGTTTTAGCTAACCGAGAAAGTTCCTTCACGGAGGCACCAAGCACTCCTAAG CGTTCTAACAGAGATATTGATCGTCCCTTCGTCCCTGATACAGTTGGGTTTACAG GTGAAAGAGCAGGCAAACGGGATCACAAGCGGAAG AACACTGGAAGATTTATAGATCCGCCTCCGTCACCACCCCAATCCAAGAGGCCTAGGAAATTGAAGGGATCAGATTGA
- the LOC120697982 gene encoding SWR1-complex protein 4-like isoform X2: protein MDAKDILGLPKTPFSSSQEKKSRPPKEPQRKPDGVSREVYALTGGVGMAPLMPTIEASHLKRRPAAEKEKVAWQWLPFTSSARTDNLQLYHWVRVVNGVPPTGDYQFAKYNKKVDILKYTDEEYEKYLIDPAWSREETDQLFELCERFDLRFIVIADRFPTSRSVEDLKSRYYSVSRTLLIHRARSFDDVSGNPLVKDSYDAAHDTERKRALSALLSQTKQQERKDAETLAEAKRIMESRAASKTVDEAGMPSSSYNAMVPVDGVSPLSSTHPPLTHPNTAANSSIPNSLRALRVYLRTHALDQMVQAASASAGLRVIKRVDQTLQDLGVNLKPKVPTKAVCVEHLELQYEILTLLNLQKQLQNKEAEVLANRESSFTEAPSTPKRSNRDIDRPFVPDTVGFTGERAGKRDHKRKFLL, encoded by the exons ATGGACGCGAAGGACATTCTCGGGCTCCCGAAGACCCCCTTCTCGTCCTCTCAGGAGAAGAAGTCGCGGCCGCCCAAGGAGCCGCAGCGCAAGCCCGATGGCGTCTCGCGCGAG GTCTATGCGCTCACAGGAGGGGTGGGAATGGCCCCGCTCATGCCGACTATCGAGGCATCTCACCTGAAGCGGCGGCCTGCTGcggagaaggagaag GTAGCATGGCAGTGGTTACCTTTCACATCCTCTGCGCGAACTGACAACCTTCAACTCTATCACTGG GTTAGAGTTGTTAATGGTGTTCCACCAACTGGTGACTATCAGTTTGCAAAATATAATAAG AAAGTGGATATTCTTAAATACACGGATGAGGAGTACGAGAAGTATTTAATTGATCCT GCTTGGAGTAGGGAGGAAACAGACCAGCTATTTGAATTATGTGAACGGTTTGACCTTCGTTTCATAGTAATAGCAGATAGGTTTCCAACTTCTCGCAGTGTGGAAGATCTGAAGAGCCGCTACTATTCTG TTTCTCGGACTCTACTAATTCATAGGGCCCGGTCATTTGATGATGTTTCTGGGAACCCCCTTGTGAAG GATAGCTATGATGCTGCTCATGACACTGAGAGGAAGCGTGCACTATCAGCACTTCTCTCCCAAACTAAACAGCAAGAACGAAAGGATGCTGAG ACTTTGGCAGAAGCAAAACGCATTATGGAATCCCGTGCTGCTAGCAAA ACTGTGGATGAAGCTGGCATGCCTTCGAGCTCTTATAATGCAATGGTTCCTGTTGATGGTGTATCTCCCTTGAGTAGCACTCATCCACCGCTAACACATCCAAATACAGCAGCGAACAGCTCCATACCTAATTCACTACGAGCG CTTCGAGTGTATTTGAGAACCCATGCGCTTGATCAAATGGTCCAAGCAGCAAGTGCTTCAGCTGGCCTTAGAGTTATCAAAAGGGTTGATCAAACACTACAAGATCTAGGG GTGAATTTGAAGCCTAAGGTTCCAACGAAAGCAGTTTGTGTAGAACATCTTGAATTGCAGTACGAGATACTCACATTGCTTAACTTACAGAAGCAG CTGCAAAATAAAGAGGCAGAAGTTTTAGCTAACCGAGAAAGTTCCTTCACGGAGGCACCAAGCACTCCTAAG CGTTCTAACAGAGATATTGATCGTCCCTTCGTCCCTGATACAGTTGGGTTTACAG GTGAAAGAGCAGGCAAACGGGATCACAAGCGGAAG TTTCTACTTTAG
- the LOC120697982 gene encoding SWR1-complex protein 4-like isoform X3 yields the protein MDAKDILGLPKTPFSSSQEKKSRPPKEPQRKPDGVSREVYALTGGVGMAPLMPTIEASHLKRRPAAEKEKVAWQWLPFTSSARTDNLQLYHWVRVVNGVPPTGDYQFAKYNKKVDILKYTDEEYEKYLIDPAWSREETDQLFELCERFDLRFIVIADRFPTSRSVEDLKSRYYSVSRTLLIHRARSFDDVSGNPLVKDSYDAAHDTERKRALSALLSQTKQQERKDAETLAEAKRIMESRAASKTVDEAGMPSSSYNAMVPVDGVSPLSSTHPPLTHPNTAANSSIPNSLRALRVYLRTHALDQMVQAASASAGLRVIKRVDQTLQDLGVNLKPKVPTKAVCVEHLELQYEILTLLNLQKQLQNKEAEVLANRESSFTEAPSTPKRSNRDIDRPFVPDTVGFTGERAGKRDHKRKAYI from the exons ATGGACGCGAAGGACATTCTCGGGCTCCCGAAGACCCCCTTCTCGTCCTCTCAGGAGAAGAAGTCGCGGCCGCCCAAGGAGCCGCAGCGCAAGCCCGATGGCGTCTCGCGCGAG GTCTATGCGCTCACAGGAGGGGTGGGAATGGCCCCGCTCATGCCGACTATCGAGGCATCTCACCTGAAGCGGCGGCCTGCTGcggagaaggagaag GTAGCATGGCAGTGGTTACCTTTCACATCCTCTGCGCGAACTGACAACCTTCAACTCTATCACTGG GTTAGAGTTGTTAATGGTGTTCCACCAACTGGTGACTATCAGTTTGCAAAATATAATAAG AAAGTGGATATTCTTAAATACACGGATGAGGAGTACGAGAAGTATTTAATTGATCCT GCTTGGAGTAGGGAGGAAACAGACCAGCTATTTGAATTATGTGAACGGTTTGACCTTCGTTTCATAGTAATAGCAGATAGGTTTCCAACTTCTCGCAGTGTGGAAGATCTGAAGAGCCGCTACTATTCTG TTTCTCGGACTCTACTAATTCATAGGGCCCGGTCATTTGATGATGTTTCTGGGAACCCCCTTGTGAAG GATAGCTATGATGCTGCTCATGACACTGAGAGGAAGCGTGCACTATCAGCACTTCTCTCCCAAACTAAACAGCAAGAACGAAAGGATGCTGAG ACTTTGGCAGAAGCAAAACGCATTATGGAATCCCGTGCTGCTAGCAAA ACTGTGGATGAAGCTGGCATGCCTTCGAGCTCTTATAATGCAATGGTTCCTGTTGATGGTGTATCTCCCTTGAGTAGCACTCATCCACCGCTAACACATCCAAATACAGCAGCGAACAGCTCCATACCTAATTCACTACGAGCG CTTCGAGTGTATTTGAGAACCCATGCGCTTGATCAAATGGTCCAAGCAGCAAGTGCTTCAGCTGGCCTTAGAGTTATCAAAAGGGTTGATCAAACACTACAAGATCTAGGG GTGAATTTGAAGCCTAAGGTTCCAACGAAAGCAGTTTGTGTAGAACATCTTGAATTGCAGTACGAGATACTCACATTGCTTAACTTACAGAAGCAG CTGCAAAATAAAGAGGCAGAAGTTTTAGCTAACCGAGAAAGTTCCTTCACGGAGGCACCAAGCACTCCTAAG CGTTCTAACAGAGATATTGATCGTCCCTTCGTCCCTGATACAGTTGGGTTTACAG GTGAAAGAGCAGGCAAACGGGATCACAAGCGGAAG GCTTACATCTAG
- the LOC120697984 gene encoding flap endonuclease 1, whose product MGIKGLTKLLADNAPKAMKEQKFESYFGRKIAVDASMSIYQFLIVVGRTGMETLTNEAGEVTSHLQGMFNRTIRLLEAGIKPVYVFDGKPPDMKKQELAKRYSKREDATKELTEAVEEGDKDAIEKLSKRTVKVTRQHNDDCKRLLRLMGVPVVEAPCEAEAECAALCINDKVYAIASEDMDSLTFGAPRFLRHLMDPSSKKIPVMEFDVAKVLEELELTMDQFIDLCILCGCDYCDSIKGIGGQTALKLIRQHGSIESILENLNKDRYQIPEDWPYQEARRLFKEPDVTLDIPELKWTAPDEKGLITFLVKDNGFNEDRVTKAIEKIKSAKNKSSQGRLESFFKPVASTSAPLKRKETSEKTTKAAANKKTKAGGKKK is encoded by the exons ATGGGAATCAAG GGTTTGACGAAGCTGCTGGCGGACAATGCGCCCAAGGCGATGAAGGAGCAGAAGTTCGAGAGCTACTTCGGCCGCAAAATCGCCGTCGACGCCAGCATGAGCATCTACCAGTTCCTG ATTGTAGTTGGAAGAACAGGTATGGAAACTCTCACAAACGAAGCTGGTGAAGTCACTAG TCACCTGCAAGGTATGTTCAACCGGACAATAAGGTTGCTGGAGGCAGGAATCAAGCCAGT TTACGTTTTTGATGGCAAGCCTCCTGATATGAAGAAACAAGAGCTTGCTAAAAG ATACTCTAAGAGAGAGGATGCAACCAAAGAACTGACTGAGGCAGTAGAG GAAGGAGATAAGGACGCGATTGAAAAACTTAGCAAGAGGACTGTAAAG GTCACAAGGCAGCACAACGATGACTGTAAACGACTATTGAGACTTATGGGGGTTCCTGTTGTAGAG GCACCTTGTGAAGCAGAAGCAGAATGTGCAGCACTTTGTATAAATGATAAG GTGTACGCCATTGCTTCAGAAGATATGGACTCCCTTACTTTTGGGGCTCCACGGTTCCTTCGTCATTTGATGGATCCAAGTTCCAAGAAAATACCTGTGATGGAATTTGATGTTGCCAAA GTTTTGGAGGAGCTTGAACTCACCATGGACCAGTTCATTGATTTATGCATCCTCTGTGGATGTGACTATTGTGACAGCATCAAAG GTATTGGGGGACAAACAGCTCTGAAGCTTATTCGTCAACACGGGTCCATAGAAAGCATTTTGGAGAATCTTAATAAAGACAG ATATCAAATTCCTGAAGACTGGCCTTACCAAGAAGCTCGACGCTTGTTCAAGGAACCTGATGTTACATTAGATATTCCTGAATTGAAATGGACTGCACCTGATGAGAAG GGTCTCATAACCTTCCTGGTAAAAGATAATGGCTTCAACGAAGATCGGGTCACAAAG GCCATAGAGAAGATCAAATCTGCCAAGAATAAATCATCCCAAGGAAG ACTGGAGTCCTTTTTCAAGCCAGTTGCTAGCACATCAGCACCACTGAAACGGAAG GAGACTTCAGAGAAAACAACTAAGGCAGCTgcgaacaagaaaacaaaggcCGGTGGAAAGAAGAAATAA
- the LOC120697985 gene encoding uncharacterized protein At4g29660-like: protein MGRVEAGRAYYLIVSPHDPTRRPISKPHVSDSRAARRRGRAASQIARARERGGEAAAMSRHFWRWYADRQFHKWEKTVLWDMVEPYRPPRSFAPLVGTYVAAFYTGVVGAAVTEQLYKEKYWEEHPGEAVPIMPPKFYWGPWRVMNGEVPRFIQSPEEAKTA, encoded by the exons ATGGGCCGGGTGGAGGCGGGCAGAGCTTACTACCTAATTGTGAGCCCGCACGACCCAACACGCCGGCCCATTTCGAAGCCTCACGTCTCCGACTCCAGAGCcgcccggcggcgaggccgcgccGCGTCGCAGATTGCGCGAGCTcgcgagaggggaggggaggcggcggcgatgtcgaGACATTTCTGGAGGTGGTACGCGGACCGGCAGTTCCACAAGTGGGAGAAGACGGTGCTGTGGGACATGGTGGAGCCCTACCGCCCGCCGCGCTCCTTCGCGCCGCTCGTCGGCACCTACGTCGCCGCCTTCTACACCGGCGTCGTCGGTGCCGCCGTCACCGAGCAGCTCTACAAG GAGAAGTACTGGGAGGAACACCCAGGTGAGGCCGTGCCTATAATGCCGCCCAAGTTCTACTGGGGGCCATGGAGGGTGATGAACGGAGAAGTTCCCCGCTTCATCCAGTCGCCTGAAGAGGCCAAGACGGCATAG